TCATTTGTATCTAtttatttacttacatttctctattttttctcAAGTATCATACTTACCAAATCTACTTACTTACATTTCTCTATTTTCTCAAGTATCATACCTACCAATCCTCacaaaatcatatataattattTGGAGAGAATTTGTGCTTATGTGGTCCATCATGGAGCATTAAGCTTTCTCAACAACCTTAAAATTGACATGGAAAGTACACGTACTTTACAGTTGAGGGCCTTGTCCGGAAATCACTTTATCAGTAGTCAATATATGAGAAAGACTTGAACATGCAACAAATTCATTTGCTTCAATTTCAAAGCAATGGAAATACTTTATCAGTACTTTTGTGTTAAAATTTTAGcatcaatattttaaatttcaaacattTTCTTATCATGATAATCAAATAAACAAGTTGTATTATTCATTCATCTTGTTTtcacatttttaaatttttagtttacATTGGCTTACAGTTCATTGATTAATCCAAAAAGAAAATTGCATGGCATTCAATCTTGCTCATATATCATCAAACTTAGAGAAAATTCCCTGTCTATTATTAGagtaaagaattttaaaaatatttttacttgaATTAGTTTGCTAAATACTATGGCAGTTCAAATATTCTGAGCCCCAATGTAGCCTTTATTGCAGGACCAACTTCATGCTGCCAGGCGGAACAGCCACAATTATAACAGTTCTAGGATACTGCCACATTCATAAATTAACAATTTTCTTGGATAGTTTTgcatcttttcttttttttgggctttttttttttatattaggtgttgcagagagagagagagaggatatatCCTACTATTGAGGAGATTATTGCAGTAACATTCCACATGATGTAAGTAGTACAGTGGTAAAATGCAATTTAGCATATACTCCTCTGAGATTGTCCCACTTTACAGTGGCTCAAAAACTCGACTCCTCAGTTGTTGGTCGCCTCAAGAAATATCGCAAACTATTAGCGAGAACCTGCCAATTTTGATAGTGTTAAATGCCAAAACAAGAGCAACAAAACATCAGTTAGTTCACTAATGGAAATATTGGGTAGGCATAGAAGGCAAAGATGTATGCCATCCTAGCCTAGCATCCACCCCCAATTCCCTATAATTTGGCAGTGGTAAGGGTTGTTATGAAGTTTAAATTTCGGTCAGGCTAGTTTTCATTTGGTATAGGCAATTTCTTAATTTGCCCTATGGTTGCTCTCGTCTCACCTGTTGGAGAGGCTTGCTGATTGCTTTGCCCTGGTAGCTGACATGAAATTTTGCCTTGGCCAATAAACCCTAGAagccaaaatcaaaatttcaagaaATAGTTATATGCTTGCACTTCAGTTaaataaatcaaattaaaaaaaaacctataaaAGCTCATAGTTCTATATCACCTCAGTGTCAAACTCTCCCGATTCAACAGCAACGTTAATTTCAGTGACAACCTTTACAATATCCACCAGTAATCCAGGTCGGTCGACTGTCTCCAGATAAAGCAAGCTGCAAGGAGAAAATGTGTCATTTAAAACACCCAAAACATTATAAGTGACCCTTCCAAGCTCATGTGCATGATAAGTTGCCTCAAACAAAGAAATTTTTGTAGTGAGTCGGATGCTGCCAGGGGCAAACCCCAATCATTGAGAAAAAACCGGTGTCATGCAATACCTTCTGTTGGGTCCTTCATCATAGACACTTACGCGAGTTGCTATGTCCACATCAACCTGAAACTTTCCAACAacaaaaatatcaataaatattttgaaaaaaattatatcaaatggttACTACATGCCAACTTGAAAAGTGGGGAGCTGTGCTCTGGCTAAAGTACTacttttctacaatgttttctgTCAACTGGGCATGCATCACGAGATCACACAAGATATCAAAATGAAATTTACTAATGGAACTGAAAAGGCCTATGTCATTTCTCAACAGACCATGTATTCTTTTAACAATTACTGAAGTCACATTATCTCAGGAAAAAAGAAGGATAGCCCAAATAAGTCCTTCAAATAACGAATGAGGAACTTGTAACAGTCAAAAAAACATGCAGAAATAAATTGTAGCAATTTGCTAGAGTAAACATCACAAATTCAACATATGTTTGTGAATGTTCTAAAATTATTAGAAAAAATAACATTGTTGAGAACCTGCTGTTTGGGTGGCATGACTCCAAAGGCAACTCCCATGGCTAGCTGGGAGCTTGATTCCTGGACCAACAACTCAAAAGGTTAAAGATAATGCTAGATAGAGGACATTTAGTCTCTTCAGAGACATCAGATAAATAGAGGACAGTCCAACAAGATCTAATTTATCAGGTGGTGTCTTGTGCACAGAAATAAATTCTCATGGACTACCGGGTGATACTGAAGCAGGTTGTTTATAATTGTCAAACGAATTGCCTCGAGCAACTCTGGATCCTCAACTTTTCTTCCAGTAGCACTGCAAAAACAAGCCCAACCAACTTGCTAATCAAGACCACTGAAGAGCAGCCAATACAAGGTCCAATCCAAAATACTGGTAGAAAAGCATTCCAGGAAATGTATAAACAGATGTTCCCAAATAAGGCATCTACGTGCAAACTTCGGAGAGGCAGTTCGCTAACCAAATCAAGAAGCATCAGTTTCGAGAACAACAGACATGTACATGCAAAAATATAATAGCATGTACAAAAACTATGAGGTCGTCATTTGGTGAATAATTCTTAAATTGATCTAACATTTTCTTGAAGTGATGGAAGTATATATGAGTATGCAATTGCATGTCCGCCCTATAAGGCAAGACTCCTCAAATCAAGCTCCTATTCACAAGTCCTGATTTATAAGCTGACATTATGTTTGTAataaatatcaaatattcaatgcTGTAAATGTGAGGTTTGATTTTAGTTCTCTTGCCTAGAATAGAGTTTGTATACGTGTATATATGCAGATACAATAAAGTGAAAATGTGTGGAAGATTTCTTCATTGACAGCAATAagaatttttgttcatatttctcAAAACTTCATCATGGTATCAGTAGAGCCAACCTCCACCGAGCCTTCGATCCCTTCCTCTGACGATACCCATAACCTGATTGTAACCCCACCATCTCCAATAGACATTCCCCTTATTGCTCTCAATATCACTGCTCAGATCAACGAAAAACTCACTCCTTCCACCTTTCCTCAATGGCGTGCCCAGTTCGAAGCACTGCTCATTGGATATAATATCCTTGATTATGTTACGGGCGATAAGCCTTGCCCTAAATCCAATGATCCCTCCACTTCTGCTCATCAAAGAACACACTAGATAAGACAAGATAAGCTTATCCTCAGTGACATTCTGGCCTCTACGACCACCACTATTACACCCTTCATCTCCATTGCCAAA
This window of the Malania oleifera isolate guangnan ecotype guangnan chromosome 6, ASM2987363v1, whole genome shotgun sequence genome carries:
- the LOC131157535 gene encoding ACT domain-containing protein ACR11 codes for the protein MAAMGVGSASFGGLCYSSTTRLQPLEGGFFRGSFVSDFRRFCVFPERIRFSSYVTTIIPQASSTTTMEDERYRETDTDPTPIVIIDQDSDPDATVVEITFGDRLGALLDTMNALKNLGLNVVKANVFLDSSGKHNKFSITRVATGRKVEDPELLEAIRLTIINNLLQYHPESSSQLAMGVAFGVMPPKQQVDVDIATRVSVYDEGPNRSLLYLETVDRPGLLVDIVKVVTEINVAVESGEFDTEGLLAKAKFHVSYQGKAISKPLQQVLANSLRYFLRRPTTEESSF